One genomic segment of Chitinophaga parva includes these proteins:
- a CDS encoding RagB/SusD family nutrient uptake outer membrane protein encodes MKQHIILLALAFLGLTACKKNFLDVTATDRVSNIALISDSALFQDYVINRYLGVKLQDKEAEGTLPGFGRGFEYAMWSSLTDESIYNNDDNTWLIQRGQLAPENTGIAGTLWGRSYRGIRECNYGLHYVDSLQCSNELKTRLKAELHFIRGFRYLDLIRNYGGVVIVNDTVYQMEDDYSKAEVYQKSSLADCIKYAVAEMDAAAAGLPVDNNGNWALGRATKGAALALKARLLLYAASPLYNVGTWADAAAAAKAVIDLKKYSLESNYGSLFLNSNSNEIIFERLYAINARHVCLEISNGPNGYNGWAGNTPLQNLVDAYQMDNGKDITDATSGFDAKNPYLHRDPRFYATILYNGAIYRGDTVQIYTPGGKDSKDGPSNWNTTKTGYYLKKFMDDKNPIDNPWNVAGLQPWIYCRYAEILLDYAEAQNMAAGPDATVYDAIWQIRKRAGMPALPAGLSQSQMIDAIRRERQVELAFEEHRFYDVRRWKIADVTENAPAYGVDVTKSGNTFTYTRKVALGGRLFAAKNYFLPIPRTEIQASNSQLQQTTGY; translated from the coding sequence ATGAAGCAACATATCATTCTACTGGCGCTGGCCTTCCTGGGGCTTACGGCCTGTAAGAAAAATTTCCTGGATGTAACCGCTACAGACCGCGTGTCTAACATTGCACTGATCAGCGATTCCGCGTTGTTCCAGGATTACGTGATCAACCGGTACCTGGGCGTAAAACTCCAGGATAAGGAAGCAGAAGGAACGCTGCCCGGCTTTGGGCGCGGCTTTGAATATGCCATGTGGAGCTCCCTTACGGATGAATCTATTTACAACAATGACGATAACACCTGGCTTATTCAGCGGGGACAGCTGGCGCCGGAAAATACCGGTATTGCCGGCACCCTGTGGGGCCGCAGCTACCGCGGCATCCGCGAGTGCAACTATGGATTGCACTATGTAGACAGCCTGCAGTGCAGCAACGAACTGAAAACCCGCCTGAAGGCAGAGCTGCATTTTATCCGCGGCTTCCGCTACCTGGACCTCATCCGTAACTATGGCGGTGTGGTGATCGTGAACGATACGGTGTACCAGATGGAAGATGATTATTCAAAAGCTGAAGTTTACCAGAAATCGAGCCTGGCAGATTGCATAAAATACGCGGTGGCGGAGATGGACGCCGCTGCCGCGGGGTTACCGGTTGACAATAACGGCAACTGGGCCCTGGGCCGCGCTACAAAAGGCGCTGCCCTGGCACTCAAGGCGAGATTACTGCTGTATGCGGCCAGCCCACTGTACAACGTGGGTACATGGGCTGATGCCGCTGCGGCAGCAAAAGCAGTGATAGACCTGAAGAAGTATTCCCTGGAAAGCAACTATGGCAGCCTGTTCCTGAACAGCAACAGCAACGAGATCATCTTTGAAAGGCTCTACGCCATCAACGCCCGTCACGTGTGCCTGGAAATTTCCAATGGCCCCAATGGTTATAACGGCTGGGCAGGCAACACACCCCTGCAAAACCTCGTGGATGCCTACCAGATGGACAATGGTAAAGACATTACCGACGCCACTTCCGGCTTTGACGCTAAAAACCCCTACCTGCACCGCGACCCGCGCTTTTACGCCACCATCCTGTATAATGGCGCCATCTACCGTGGCGACACAGTGCAGATCTACACGCCCGGGGGGAAAGACAGCAAAGACGGGCCGTCCAACTGGAACACCACCAAAACCGGCTACTACCTGAAGAAGTTCATGGACGATAAAAATCCTATCGACAATCCCTGGAACGTGGCAGGCCTGCAACCCTGGATCTACTGCCGCTACGCGGAAATCCTGCTGGACTACGCAGAAGCACAGAACATGGCCGCAGGACCGGATGCTACGGTGTATGATGCCATCTGGCAGATCCGCAAACGCGCCGGTATGCCGGCCCTGCCCGCGGGCCTTTCCCAAAGCCAGATGATCGATGCCATCCGCAGGGAAAGACAAGTGGAACTGGCCTTTGAAGAGCACCGCTTCTATGATGTAAGACGCTGGAAGATTGCCGATGTAACAGAAAATGCGCCCGCCTATGGCGTGGATGTAACGAAGAGCGGCAACACCTTTACTTACACCCGCAAAGTAGCGCTGGGCGGCCGCCTGTTTGCCGCCAAGAACTATTTCCTGCCCATTCCCCGCACGGAGATCCAGGCGTCTAACAGCCAGCTGCAACAAACTACCGGGTACTGA
- a CDS encoding glycoside hydrolase, producing the protein MHALRATALFFSCFTATAAAAQVQVTIDAGQPKQVIDHFGASDAWTCQFAGQWPDAQRNEMADLLFSMDTSATGQPKGIALSLWRFNLGAGSAEQGDASGIHDEWHRTESFLQKDGSYDWSKQAGQLWFLQAAKARKVPQFLAFINSPNVQFTANGKAGADKGQCNILPSQYEASAKNIATSLAGVQRKLGITFHYFSPVNEPQWDWSDPKQEGCPYTNAQIFGVTKAVSKALLAQKLPARILLTECAKMNYLYALDDKPDKGKQVQAFFGKSSPYYTGGLPNVLHTIASHSYFTTSPYATATDVRNHVAAAVAEVPGLTFWQSEYCILGDNDGEINGQHRDLGMHAALYMARVIHYDLAIANAASWQWWLAISNGDYKDGLVYIDKSKTGGEVHSSKMMWVLGNYSRFIRPGSHRIAATLADSSLAKDLMVSAYLQGKELVTVVVNDNADPVTLSLHYKHLQPGHLRSYTTADGKELEPAAVADDKQITIPARAVVTLTGRAL; encoded by the coding sequence ATGCATGCTTTACGCGCTACCGCGCTATTTTTTAGTTGTTTTACCGCGACTGCAGCCGCCGCACAGGTACAGGTGACCATTGATGCCGGCCAGCCCAAGCAGGTGATAGACCACTTTGGTGCCTCAGATGCCTGGACCTGCCAGTTTGCAGGGCAGTGGCCCGATGCGCAGCGCAATGAAATGGCCGACCTGCTTTTCAGTATGGATACCAGCGCCACCGGCCAGCCCAAAGGCATCGCTCTTTCTCTCTGGCGGTTCAACCTGGGCGCTGGTTCTGCGGAGCAGGGCGATGCCAGCGGCATACACGATGAGTGGCACCGCACGGAATCATTCCTGCAAAAGGATGGCTCGTACGACTGGAGCAAACAAGCCGGCCAACTATGGTTCCTGCAGGCAGCCAAAGCCCGCAAAGTGCCGCAGTTCCTGGCTTTCATCAATTCGCCCAATGTGCAGTTCACCGCCAATGGCAAAGCCGGTGCGGACAAAGGCCAATGCAATATTCTGCCGTCACAATACGAGGCCTCCGCAAAGAACATTGCCACCAGCCTGGCGGGTGTACAAAGAAAGCTGGGCATCACGTTCCATTATTTCAGCCCGGTAAATGAGCCCCAGTGGGACTGGAGCGATCCCAAACAGGAGGGATGCCCTTATACCAATGCGCAGATCTTTGGTGTGACCAAAGCGGTGAGCAAAGCCCTGCTGGCGCAAAAACTGCCTGCCAGGATCCTGCTCACAGAGTGCGCAAAAATGAATTACCTCTATGCCCTGGATGATAAGCCGGATAAGGGAAAGCAGGTACAGGCCTTTTTTGGTAAAAGCTCCCCTTACTATACCGGCGGCCTGCCCAATGTGCTGCATACCATTGCTTCCCACAGCTATTTCACCACCTCGCCCTATGCTACGGCCACGGATGTACGAAATCATGTAGCCGCCGCCGTGGCGGAGGTGCCGGGCCTGACCTTCTGGCAATCCGAATACTGCATCCTGGGTGATAATGATGGTGAGATCAATGGCCAGCACCGCGACCTGGGCATGCACGCGGCCTTGTACATGGCCCGCGTGATCCATTACGACCTGGCCATTGCCAATGCCGCCTCCTGGCAATGGTGGCTGGCCATTTCCAATGGTGATTACAAAGATGGCCTGGTGTACATTGATAAAAGTAAAACAGGCGGGGAGGTGCACAGCAGTAAGATGATGTGGGTGCTGGGCAACTACAGCCGGTTCATCCGCCCGGGCAGCCACCGCATAGCCGCTACCCTGGCGGATAGCAGCCTGGCCAAGGATCTCATGGTCTCCGCTTACCTGCAGGGTAAGGAACTGGTAACGGTGGTAGTGAATGACAATGCTGATCCCGTAACCTTATCACTGCACTATAAACACCTGCAACCCGGTCACCTGCGCAGTTATACCACGGCAGACGGTAAGGAGCTGGAGCCCGCCGCAGTGGCCGATGACAAACAGATAACCATTCCCGCCCGCGCCGTAGTAACCCTCACCGGCAGGGCACTTTAA
- a CDS encoding glycoside hydrolase family 35 protein, protein MKKLCLLWLCLALGSGLHAQHTFSLGDSTFLLDGKDFQMISGEMHYTRIPREAWRQRLHMARAMGLNTIGTYVFWNVHEPEKGKFDFTGNNDIAAFVRMAKEEGLYVVLRPSPYVCAEWEFGGYPYWLQNEKGLVVRSQESKYVKEYAAYLKAVGRQLQPLLVTHGGNILMVQIENEYGSYGHDSVYLAMNRDLFRRAGFDGILFTCDPAGALPDGHLRGLMPAVNGSETPEHIKSLVRKYHDGKGPFYVAEWYPAWFDWWGAAHHRVNAAFYAGKLDTLLGAGISVNMYMFHGGTTRGFMNGANYSDESPYEPQISSYDYDAPLDEAGNATEKFRIFRAVIEKHLPAGTSLPPVPAAKPVISIPPMELKTFATLGQLVSAPVSSGQPLTFEQLHQPYGFVLYRTTVQGGAGLLKIPGLRDYAVIMANGRTIATLDRRHAEDSIQLELPQGTVQLDILVENLGRINFGPYLLKNEKGIVGNVYFQGRALRHWQQFQLPFNNVPTSARGRATGDQPVLKKATFTLTQTGDTYLDMRNWGKGIAWINGHNLGRYWQVGPQQTLYVPAAWLKKGSNEVVVFELLKPGNTTLEGIDHAILDVLKK, encoded by the coding sequence ATGAAGAAACTTTGCTTGCTGTGGCTTTGCCTGGCGCTTGGAAGTGGCCTGCATGCGCAGCATACCTTCTCGCTGGGCGATAGTACTTTTTTGCTGGATGGAAAAGATTTCCAGATGATCTCGGGTGAAATGCATTACACCCGCATTCCCCGCGAGGCCTGGCGCCAGCGCCTGCACATGGCCAGGGCTATGGGATTGAATACCATTGGCACCTATGTATTCTGGAATGTGCACGAGCCGGAGAAAGGGAAATTTGATTTCACCGGCAACAATGATATTGCCGCCTTTGTGCGCATGGCCAAAGAAGAAGGCCTGTATGTAGTGCTGCGCCCCAGCCCGTACGTGTGCGCGGAGTGGGAGTTTGGCGGTTACCCTTACTGGTTGCAAAATGAAAAGGGCCTGGTGGTGCGCAGCCAGGAAAGTAAATATGTAAAAGAATACGCCGCTTATTTAAAGGCAGTGGGCAGGCAATTACAACCTTTGCTGGTAACGCATGGGGGCAACATCCTCATGGTGCAGATAGAGAATGAATATGGTTCCTATGGCCATGACTCCGTGTACCTGGCCATGAACAGAGACCTGTTCCGCCGTGCAGGCTTTGACGGTATCCTCTTCACCTGCGATCCGGCAGGAGCCTTGCCCGACGGGCATTTGCGAGGCCTGATGCCCGCCGTGAACGGCAGTGAAACCCCGGAGCACATCAAGTCCCTGGTGCGCAAATACCATGATGGCAAAGGGCCTTTCTATGTAGCAGAATGGTATCCTGCCTGGTTCGACTGGTGGGGCGCCGCACACCACCGCGTGAACGCCGCTTTCTACGCCGGCAAGCTGGATACCTTGCTGGGTGCGGGCATTTCTGTGAATATGTACATGTTTCACGGTGGCACCACCCGCGGCTTCATGAATGGCGCCAATTATAGTGATGAAAGCCCCTACGAGCCACAGATCAGCAGTTATGATTATGATGCGCCACTGGACGAAGCAGGCAATGCCACGGAGAAGTTCCGCATCTTCCGCGCCGTGATTGAAAAGCACTTGCCAGCGGGTACATCATTGCCGCCCGTTCCTGCTGCAAAGCCCGTGATCAGTATCCCGCCCATGGAGTTGAAAACATTTGCCACACTGGGCCAGCTGGTAAGCGCCCCCGTTAGCAGCGGGCAGCCCCTCACCTTTGAACAGCTGCACCAGCCCTACGGCTTTGTATTGTACCGCACCACCGTGCAGGGTGGCGCAGGTCTCTTAAAGATACCCGGCCTCCGCGACTACGCAGTGATCATGGCCAATGGCCGCACCATTGCCACCCTGGACCGCCGCCACGCGGAGGACAGCATCCAGCTGGAACTGCCGCAAGGCACGGTACAACTGGATATCCTGGTAGAGAACCTGGGCCGCATCAACTTTGGCCCTTACCTGCTCAAAAACGAGAAAGGCATTGTAGGCAACGTATATTTCCAGGGCCGGGCGCTCCGCCACTGGCAGCAGTTCCAGCTGCCCTTTAACAACGTGCCCACCAGTGCCCGGGGCAGGGCCACCGGTGATCAACCCGTACTCAAAAAAGCCACCTTCACCCTTACCCAAACCGGCGATACTTACCTGGACATGCGTAACTGGGGCAAAGGCATCGCCTGGATAAATGGTCACAACCTGGGCCGCTACTGGCAGGTAGGTCCGCAGCAAACCCTCTACGTTCCGGCAGCGTGGCTGAAGAAGGGCAGCAATGAAGTAGTAGTATTTGAGTTATTAAAACCGGGGAATACGACATTGGAAGGCATTGATCATGCCATCCTGGATGTCTTGAAAAAGTAG
- a CDS encoding alpha/beta hydrolase → MREIMLVLTLLVFHPAAAQQDSSAQQRYEAALKQASKQFDAWFYPNYVKLYSLPESAFTSRIDSVRNSYNGLLTRFEDQLPPLYVHQELTSNKFYFDNLLIDYPEQHDNYAGHTSRRKSRIAERMRANVPDLNNPALLRNRSFHEYARSFFDYHVSLERRNKQYDSLDNQALWATWAVLPRFVSQPECLDFWRTEYLHRYMDNNGIKDIDSIYEAFLASCRDTNYLNLVTKQYKEQQAGRADHVIRTYKTVGPFNLDIHLFLPDSLRQHKPRPVIVYFHSGGWSEGKPDWSFATCHGFAKQAGWVACAVEYRTYDRHGTLPFAAVKDARSAIRWLRQHSSEYNIDTNKIVASGNAAGGHLALCTVLANQWNESTDDLHYSPRPNALLVNAATYDLNDSAVAWVRKDQRNPLLVKSISPLYLIQNNFPPALIIHGMNDRLSPYTNASLFVDKMERAGAAGIEFHGLAGAEHYIWIDHGYADQVAKLRGEFIKALNY, encoded by the coding sequence ATGCGTGAAATCATGCTTGTACTCACCCTGCTGGTGTTCCACCCGGCGGCTGCCCAGCAGGACAGCTCTGCCCAGCAGCGCTATGAGGCGGCGTTAAAGCAGGCCAGCAAGCAGTTTGATGCATGGTTCTATCCTAACTACGTAAAGCTTTATTCCCTCCCGGAATCTGCCTTTACCAGCCGCATAGATTCCGTACGCAATAGCTACAATGGCCTGCTCACAAGGTTCGAGGACCAGTTGCCGCCCCTGTATGTACACCAGGAACTTACTTCCAATAAATTCTATTTCGACAACCTGCTCATTGACTACCCGGAGCAGCACGATAATTACGCCGGCCATACCAGCCGGCGCAAGTCCCGCATAGCAGAGCGCATGCGCGCTAACGTGCCGGACCTGAACAATCCTGCATTGCTGCGCAACCGGTCTTTCCACGAATACGCCCGTAGCTTCTTTGATTACCACGTAAGCCTGGAACGGCGCAACAAACAATACGATTCCCTGGACAACCAGGCACTTTGGGCCACCTGGGCTGTGCTGCCGCGGTTTGTATCGCAACCGGAATGCCTTGATTTCTGGCGAACGGAATACCTGCACCGCTACATGGATAACAATGGCATCAAGGACATTGACTCCATTTACGAAGCCTTCCTTGCATCCTGCAGGGACACCAATTACCTGAACCTCGTTACCAAACAATACAAGGAACAGCAGGCGGGGCGTGCAGACCACGTGATCCGCACTTACAAGACGGTAGGGCCTTTCAACCTGGACATCCACCTCTTTTTACCGGACAGCCTGCGCCAGCACAAGCCGCGCCCCGTGATCGTATATTTTCACAGCGGTGGATGGAGTGAAGGCAAGCCTGACTGGTCTTTTGCCACCTGTCATGGTTTTGCCAAACAAGCCGGCTGGGTAGCCTGCGCCGTGGAATACCGCACGTACGACCGCCACGGCACCCTGCCCTTTGCCGCCGTAAAAGATGCGCGCTCCGCCATCCGCTGGTTACGCCAGCACTCCTCGGAATATAATATTGACACCAATAAAATTGTAGCCTCCGGCAATGCGGCCGGCGGCCACCTGGCCCTTTGCACCGTCCTGGCCAACCAATGGAATGAATCCACGGACGATCTGCATTACAGCCCCCGCCCCAATGCCCTGCTGGTAAACGCCGCCACCTATGACCTCAATGACAGCGCCGTAGCCTGGGTGCGGAAAGACCAGCGGAACCCGTTGCTGGTCAAAAGCATTTCCCCGCTTTATCTTATACAAAACAACTTCCCTCCTGCCCTGATCATTCACGGCATGAATGACAGGCTTTCCCCCTACACCAACGCATCTCTTTTTGTAGACAAAATGGAGCGCGCAGGCGCCGCCGGCATTGAGTTTCACGGCCTGGCCGGTGCCGAACATTACATCTGGATAGACCATGGCTATGCAGACCAGGTAGCCAAGCTGCGGGGAGAATTTATTAAGGCGTTGAATTATTGA
- a CDS encoding HYC_CC_PP family protein, translating into MKKLTALLLLLLYMASTAGVGVEAFYCCGELTSISASLHEEPNKKAVDGDGCCQHKYQFHKIKDSHQHSHAVAFTFGHVATLPVFPVYSADLVYTEATSFTAHRAKAPPSPGDVPLYIYHCTYLV; encoded by the coding sequence ATGAAGAAACTCACCGCATTGCTCCTCCTCCTGCTTTACATGGCCAGCACCGCTGGCGTAGGAGTGGAGGCGTTCTATTGCTGCGGGGAGCTTACTTCCATTTCGGCCAGCCTGCACGAGGAGCCGAATAAAAAAGCAGTGGACGGAGACGGCTGCTGCCAGCACAAATATCAGTTTCACAAGATCAAGGATAGTCACCAGCATAGCCATGCGGTGGCATTTACCTTTGGACATGTGGCTACCCTGCCGGTTTTCCCTGTTTACAGCGCGGACCTGGTTTATACCGAAGCTACCTCCTTCACCGCCCACCGCGCCAAGGCGCCTCCATCCCCGGGCGATGTTCCCCTCTATATTTATCACTGCACTTACCTGGTTTGA